The DNA window TTACCTCAAGTTGGATAGAATCTACATATGTACTaacaagtaaatatataattatctaTATATTTGTTCAAAGGAATacacttcaataataaaaataataccaacAAAACATATCAACATGGAAAAATGTCTATCATAGTAGATGTCCCAAAGAATATATGACTaccaacattcatattataggggtcccagcaggagaagagagtgagcatcagagaaaatatttgaagagataatagccaaaaaattctcTAATATTGGAGAGGAAATACTCAAGTACAGGTAGCACACCAAATATCAAATAGGATAAACCCAAGAAGAGATAAACCaaaacatatattaatcaaattgacaaaagttaaagacaaggaaaaagtaataaaacaacTAGGGATaagcaacaaaaaacatacaatggAACCCCCCATATGCTTATCACAATTTTTGCAGAATCTGTGCAGACCAGAAAAGAGTGgcacaatattttaaagtggtgaaagggaaagaaaaaaaaacctgcaaccaaGAATCCTCTACTCAGCAttgctctcattcagatttgatggagaaatcaaaagctttacagacaaacaatagctaagagaattcagcaccacaaaATAGCTTTAccaaaatgataaagaaattcTCCAGAATGAAAAAAAGGCCATaactaagaataaataaattacagaggAGAAGGCTCTCCAGTAAATGCAAACGTATAGTAAAGGTAAGAAATCATTGACACGCATATATGATATTAAAACCAACAATCATGAGAAGAGCGGAGTATGAGTGCAGAATAttggaaaggcatttgaaattaagagaaaagtgacatctctctctctccatctatatctatatctatatctatatatatatatatatctcaaaactatatcaaaacctcatggtaagtGTGAACCAAAagtctataatagatacacacagaaaaaaaagaaaaaacaatccagagacaacactaaagatagtaaTCAAAGCACAAGAGAAAActacaaaagagaaagggaagaaaacaaatgctaaagaaCACTAAtctaaaacaactgaaaaaaaaaagcaatatgagcatatgtatcaataattaccttaaatgttaatcaattaaatgttccaaccaaaagacatagattggctgaaAGAATAcactgtgtgtgtgcgtgcgtgtatgtgtgtgtgtgtgtgtgtgtgtgtgtgtgtgtgtgtgtatacactgtctacaagagacccacttaagATATTAGGGGACATAAATCCTGAAAGTGAGTCAAAGGAAAAGTGTATTAtaagcaaatggaaatcaaaagaaagctggagtagttaAACTCATATTAGAAAAAGTGAGTCTAAAATAAAGACTGTCtaagagaaaaagcaagacaCTATGTAATAATCAAAAGATCGAGAAGAAAATCTatcaattgtaaatatatatacactcaatATAGGTGTACCTCAAAATATAGGACAATTGCTAacagccatcaaaaaagaaattgacattaATGCAATAATAGTGGGGGTTCCTCAACAGAATataagcaaactgaatccagtaaTACAGAAAAAGGAtgatacaccatgatcaagtgggattgatTATACCAATACAAGAAATGTtccatatccacaaatcagtgtaATAGACCACATaaccaaactgaagaataaaaagcatatcatcatctcaatagatgtgaaTAAGCACTGACAAAAAACCACACAATTTATGATATCATCCTCTGaaaagtgagcatagagggaacccacctcaacataataaaagggCACATACGACAAAACAACAGTTAGCATCATTCTCAAcaaggaaaagctgaaagattttctgctaagatcaggaaaaagttAATGAGATctgctttcaccacttttatttgacTTAGTTTTGGGAGTCATAGCCACagtaattagaaaagaaaaaaaataactaaaaggaatccaaattggaaaataaataaaactatcagtTTAGATGGCTTAATgctataaaaaggaaatcctaaaaaTACTATTATAAAACTACTAGAGTTCCTCAATGAAGTTGATAAAGTTACaggatataaaatggaatacaaagaaatatcttgcattcctatatgctaataacaaaaaatcagaaagagaaattaaggaaacaatctcatttaccatcacaccaaagagaataaaatacctaggaataaacctacctaagaaggcaaaagatctgtactctgaaaactataagacactgttgaaagaaatcaagggtgacataaacagatgaatgctcttggatcagaagaatcaatattgtcacaAAGACTGTACTAATGCAATCTCTGTCAagttaccagtggcattttttcaaagaaccaaaacaaaaaaaaaattttaattgtatggagacacaaaagatcctgaatagcgaAAGCAATcttgacaaagaaaaatagaactggaagaatcaggatccctgatttcagactctactacaaagctatggcAATTGAATAGGGTGGACCTGgcataaaagcaaacatatagataagtgaaacaggatagaaagcccctaaataaacacacacacacacacacacacacacacacacacctctatggtcaactaatctataacaaaggaggaaagaatatgcAATTGAGAAGACTaacttcaataagtggtgcagggaaaactagacagctacatataaaagaatgtaattagaacactctctaacatcccacacaaaattaaatttaaaatgtattaaagtcCTAAATTTAAGACCAGAGGTAAACACTGGCAGAATACTCTGACATAAGCTGTAGTAATATGTTGTaggatccacctcttagagaaagcaataaaaataaaaataaactgagacctaattaaacttaaaatcttttgcacagcaaagtaaaccataaagaaaatgaaaagacaactcacagaatgggacaaaacatttgcaaacaatgcaacctaCAAGGGcctaatctacaaaatatacaaacaactcataaccAAACAACACATGCAgttcaatatccaaaaatcaacaacccaatcaaaaaatgaacagaagatataaatagacatttttccaaagaaaacataaatttggCCACAATGCACATGAATAGATGCttaatattgttaatttttagagaaatgcaaattaaaaccacattgaGGTATCAGCTAACACTTGTCAaaatggccatgatcaaaaagaCTGTAAATAATAACTTCTGGAGAGGatatagaaaaaaggaaactttttacactcttggttggaatgtaaattagtacaatcaTTCAGGTCAATAtgtcagttcctcaaaaaattaaaaaaaaagaatatggcagttcctcaaaaattaaaaattgccatatgatctagaaatcctattcttgggcatatatccagagaaaacaataacTCAAATAGGTCAATAAACCCCAATGTTCgttgcagtgctatttacaataccaggacatggaagcaagccAAATGTCCAgtgacacatgaatggattaagaagacatggtatatatatacaatggaatactactcctccataaaaaaggacaaaataacgcCATTCATAATaacatgtatgcaactagagattatcatactaagtaaagtaagtcagaataagacaaataccttatgatatcacttatatgtgtaatctaaaagaATGTCACGagtgaacttctttacaaaacagaaaccggctcatagacttcaaaaacaaatttatggttaacaAAAGGGATACTTGGTGGGAAGGATGGATAGGGGAGTTGGGATTAGTACATTCACACTATTAAATATGGAATAGGGATCTTCTGTATAgcacaatattttgtaataacatataggGAAAGAATAATAAATCACTTTGTGgtagagcagaaattagcacaatattaTGTCAACTAtaattcagtaaaactttaaaaaagaatatatgaattcTGTACATATGAAAATATAGAATAAGCTTTAAGCTATTGTGACAAAAAGTAAAGCAGTGAGATTGTCTAAGGGGAGAATTAACATGAGTGAATGTGGCATGAGGAAACTTGTGGAGTAAATAAGAATGCTTATTTCTTGACTATGCTTGTAGTTACATGAGtgtgtacatttgtcaaaacattCACTCTAGTTATAATGGGTGTATTTTATTACATGACAAATATAAATCTAAGTCTATAAAATTATGTCTTCTATTGCTTTGGATAGTTATATTTAGAAGGATCACTATTAAAACCCTGTGTAGATTACTTTTCATCCTTAGATAAGCATTCTTATCTATGCATAATTTATGCCTGCACCAATATAGGAAACCAGTATCccaagttacttaaaaaaaacctatctccacacattttcaaatattttttggtgACTTCCACTTTCTTAATTACCACTGGTTTAGAATTGATTTCTTTAATGCATGAGTTATTGATCTGCTtgtcatttatgaaaatattttttattgtatttaaccTAGAGGATAATCAATGTTCATAAAACACATgctgaatattatttttcttaaataatttaaataagctcaaatttattttgtgtttttttattgtgCATTTGTGGATATCATCTATATTTTATTCACTATTCTAgatttccactttatttttctgataccaaagtttttcatattttcatactcTCTGCATATATTCAATATGCATCTGTAATATAAATTGTCTGTGAATGTCTTAATCTGGTTATCTGCATTAATGGACAATAGTGTTTTCTACACAGAGTTGATAAATGCTTAGTTTTTTGCTATGAAGAGATGCCAAGTCATTGttgctgtttttcatttgttgttttattggttttgtAGCTCTCTATTGGGAAGAAAGACTTTTCAATGTTGATCTAGTTTATACTTTTTATGCTATTGAATATTACCTTGTGTAAAGGCTGAAATATTGAGagataaaaattctgaaattgtATTTTGAAGGGTGAATTCCGTGGGCAGTGCTAGTTCATAAAGTCACTTAGGAGATTATTTCTCCAGTTTATGTAGAGATATTTCAAATGCTTCCCatactttgtttttcctttggccCCTTAGAAGAGACTACTCTGTCTCTCAACAAAAGGAAGTCTTCAGGGGAACTTTTGGATCTCCCAAGGCAAAGGACAGCTCAGCTCTCCAAGGCTCAAGACTGATGAAATCCTACTGCTTCTCACAGGGGGGATCTCATGTCATACCTTTGTCATCCTGGCCACAgggaaaaccaaagagaaaaaaatactgggaactccatgtttagcTGTAGTATAAATGGTGTTCCACAGCCAATGACATAGCAGGGAGCTAATTTCTTATCTTATCTCCCTTACAAACCAATTTAATGTGGTGTGCTCTAATTCACAGACATGTTGAAAAGGAGTAATTAAGGAAATATAACAAAAGTAATTCAATTCTTGGGAAATAAGCAAAACATACAGGTTGTGAGTATACCTTAGAGGATATAATATGTGTTATTTCTCACTTTTCTAGGTAATAGCAGATTTACATGACAGTACTTATATCATTTTGGTTATTTCTGTAACCTGAGGCAATATTCTTATTCAGATATTTATTTGGCATGTAGGAAGagttataaattaaaacattaaataaataaaaaatgtatataacttTCTCCTTGTATTTaaattgctgttttattttttattaaaatgctgattggaaattattttttttctatcattcaCGTTGCTGctaaagttatatatatacatagataggGAGttataacctttatttttttctaaaggcaGAATATATAATTCTGATATCtttcagggaaagaaaagaaattttctttgaaGATGGCATCAACCAGATTCTGTTGTTAAATTTATACTGATATTCCTtccaaatcattttttctttttattttgttaattccagaatagtaataataacaatagaagAAATAGTCATGTTATATCATATAGTATGACTGTAGCATTCAATTAGATGTACAGATAATAGCAATAAGAGTTACTTTGGAcactgtttttttgcttttcagggcttcacttgtggcatgtgtaaatttccaggctaggggtcaaatcagagcttcagctgctggccaaaaccacaggcacagcaaagtgaaatctgagctgcatctgtgacctatatcacggctcacagagatgccagatccttaatccactgagagaggccagggatcaaacccacattctgatggacactaattgggtttgcaacctgctgagccacaatgagaactccctggacATTTGGTcttatatgaataaaataaatgttaaaatttctcTATCAaacttagaaaatacattttaactttttatctcAGTTCTTTCCTCAAAATGGTTTCCTTaagttatatattctagatagatttctagtcatatttttaaaagaattttgaatAGCTGCATAGCcagcaaaagcaaaattttaattcttttagacagagcaagtgaaaaaaatatcaaatatttagaggatTATATCAAATAGTTGGCTTAGTGGGACACATAAAATATCCCTTGACCATACTAACCTAgccttttaaataataatattgtatatttgagAAGTTCTACTTTATCAATAGTACACCACAGGGAGTGTGAATACTGTGGCATAAGtcctatacatatttttctatagaagtttataatttaaattctCCATAAAATTTTATGATAGAAACATGTAAATATGAAccatattgctttctttttacaTTCTACAGTTTTCTCATTGTgatataaagtctatttttttttttaccttgagaactttttgtttttaagagtaaaagaaaaatcggagttcccattgtggcacagcagaaactaatccgactaggaaccatgaggttgtgggttcaaaccctagcctcgctcagtgagttaaggacctggcattggcatgagctgtggtgtagtttgcagtcacggcttggatcctgagttgctgtggctctggtgtaggccagcaggcaacagctctgattcgacccctagcctgggaatctccatatgccgtggtgcagccctaaaaggacaaaggacaaaaaaaaaaaaaaaaaaaaaaaaaaaaaaaagagtaaaaaaaatctattttgcatACACAAGAAAGTTTTTATTATGGGTATTAAGTTTTTTCTACTATAACTTGCACTTAACATCTGGATATTTTGGTatcaaagatatatatacattaatataactattaaaaaacacTGTTTCtctaaaaacatatttcttttaaattttggaaagaacacttaacataattatacttaaaaataaggtacacacaaaaaaaatactaCGTCCATTGTAGGATGAATGGATGTATGACTTTAATATTATTTGTTTGAAAGTTCCTAAACAATGTAGGAAAATTGCTGGATGCagtgattctaaaaaaaaaaagaaaaaaaagaaaaatcaagccaagattagaaaagttaaaaagaatatttatgaacAAATACTTTTTCACATATGTTGAATTAACATCCTTTGCTATATTTCTGGAGACAGAGTTTGCTCATGTACTAATCTCCCACCAAACCCTAACTAAAGACATATAAAGGGGTTTATGAAGTTAAAACTGTAGGCAAATCTTTGCCATCATAAGGCAACTAGTATGTTCCAGGAGCTGAATTCTCAAAGCATCACCCACATACAGTGGCCTCCAAGCTACTCATTGTTGATTTTTTCACAATCCTCTAGGATATAAAATCCTCAGAGATCAGATAATAACAGTTTTTTTCAATAgccacatttttatatattcactGAACTGGGGCCTTTTAAAACAATCTCTGTCACACACCACCTAAACTGATGTAATTAGGAAAAATATTCACTCCTTTAATGTCTTCACTTGTACAgtaaattatttgatatttaccTTTGCAATATATTTCATAATTCAAATAAACTTCAATTGTGTAAAATGCTTATAAAGACAATTATGGTTCTTTGCCAGtcatagttttttattattatattgtcCATTATCatcatgaaataaatattaaatattatttttttgctaatCTTCCATATTCTAGGCTTTGTTGACTCATTCCAGATCAGAGAGGATGAGATATGAATGctgcaaatcaaaccacagtgACAGAGTTTATTTTCCTGGGTTTTTCTGGTTGTCTGTATCTTCGGCTTACATTATTTGTAATGTTTCTCACTGTATATCTTCTTTCCCTTATGGGAAATTCTCTCATCATTTTCATGGTTTTGATGAATTCCACACTCCAAACACCCATGTACATTTTCTTAGGAAATCTGTCCTTCTTAGAGATctggtacaccacagccacagtgcctAAATTGCTGGCTACCTGTCTCTCACATGTTGTTATGATCTCTGTTTCTGGTTGTATAACTCAgtactacttttttttctccatgggGGCTACAGAATGCATTCTCTtggctgtgatggcctatgaccgatACCTGGCCATATGCAGCCCTCTCAGATACTCATTCCTCATGAATTTTCAGGTGTGTCTGCGGTTTTCAGCTGGATCTTGGGTTGGGGGTTTCATTGCCCCCCTCCTACCTACTATACTCatctcttatttaaatttttgtggaCCCCAGAAGATCAATCATTTCTTTTGTGACTCAGACCCAATTTTTAAACTCTCCTGCTCAGATACATTCTTGGTGGAAGCCTTGGGCTACACATGTAGCTCTATTGTGATTCTAAGTTCTTTTCTCCTCACTATGTCTTCCTATGGACACATTGTGGTCACAATAATCAGGTTGTCTTCCAGGGAGGCTCGGAAGAAAACTTTCTCCACTTGTGCCTCCCACCTCACTGTGGTCACCATCTATTATGGCACCATCATCTTTGCCTATGTTCGTCCCCCAGCCAAGTACAATTTTACCATTGGTAAAGTGATCTCAGTGTTCTACTGTGTGGTCACTCCATTGATAAATCCACTTGTATATACCCTACGAAACAAAGATGTGAAGAAAGCTCTCAGAAAAATTCTAGCACAAAAGAGACTTCTCTTGTCCAGAAAAATGTAGGAGATTTGAGAGATCAAGGAAAATGTGCAATTCAGAATGGATTCTCAAAGCACATTTGCAAATGGTAAGTATTGAAACTTATAAAATTGCTACCATCTAATATGAACAACTCTGCCCTTTACCCTTTGGTTGATTCTGCTGAAATAGATATTATATAATTATCATGTTTAAGAATGCCTCCATGCAATATTATAGTAATAAATAGATACATACCACAAATTTCCTACCTACAATGGAGTCACGAGGGGGAAATTTGATGAATTAGCCACATAAAAtagttcagttaaaaaaaaatttttaattcataccTTATCAGTAACTGAGGGCCAAAAATTGTTTCTGTTAAATTAAGCAGTATTACTACATCTAGTGGGGTGTCATTATAACTATGTCACTTTGtacttaaaatctttcaatggaatatttattaaacatatatattgaGCCAGGAACTATTCTTAAGCATAGAGGCTGATTTATTATGAATATACACTTAACAGGAGATTATCAttggaaaaatatcagaaaaatattagaaaactagaACTTTTCTAGATaatattacaaaattttaaaatattagcatggcaaaatgttagaaatatagaaaaaaggaaaaaaatagaagtagacAATATAAGAGTTGAACATCTGAAATGGGAAAACAAATAACAACTTTAATGAAAGAgcctagaagaaaataatttgagcaTAAACTATTCAATTCagccagagagaaagagatagaaaaaagaagaaaaaattagtacAAACTACATTTTCCAttaggttgtccatttttctatgttaaaaaaaaagattggtaaatttaattatttcagaatattttagtGAAAAATATGTGCTGAAAGAAATTCTATCAAATCTTTTTAGGATGAGTACTCTCTATTTGATTGTCTCTGAAAGTCTTGTTGTTCAGAGTGTTGTCTTTGGACCAGAAGGATCAGAGTAATCTGGGAGCTTTAGTAATGCCTCTTGAATGTGACTATGTACTAAAACAAGATCCACATATGACTGATATACAGATTAAACAACTAGAAGCACTAATTTAGGcaatcaagattttaaaaaatcctttttaaatcaCAACACATTATAATGAATTCAAGAATTCCTTGCACTTGCCAacacttgaaatttttcttagtttAAATTTTTGACATGTCATGTTCtgctatatattaaaattatagattCTCTTTACCCCAATATCTAATTAGTTTGggggttatttttcatttttaacactgGACGTATTCATAGAAACTACTATCAAAATAGCCTGTACATGtaagtgaaaaatatatgtaCGGACATGTTTTCAAGTCCTTTCCCTTCCATCTGAATATCAAAAGCAATATATGAATTCTCATAATAACAGGGAAACATTCTATTATCTTCACACAGGTATTTCTGGATGCCATTtagtaggaaaggaaaaaagtcattcTATACTCTTAGGTTCTTTGGTTAAGTCTAAGTATTAAACTAACAAAAGACAGATTCACAGTATAAAAGTATacactgtgttttaattttttacctgAACATAGGTGTTTCAAAAGAATACAAGTAATGTTACTCATCATGTCATTCTACAAGGATTAAGTCAAAGCAGTTGTTAATGACATTGCACCTCGAAAGGCATTCAGGATGAAAACCAGATGAggcattttgttttttggaaaaacaAGCTGCTTAGATTGTTCgatgtatattttaagaaaattatggttttcccattgtggtgaagcag is part of the Sus scrofa isolate TJ Tabasco breed Duroc chromosome 2, Sscrofa11.1, whole genome shotgun sequence genome and encodes:
- the LOC100736692 gene encoding olfactory receptor 11L1-like; amino-acid sequence: MNAANQTTVTEFIFLGFSGCLYLRLTLFVMFLTVYLLSLMGNSLIIFMVLMNSTLQTPMYIFLGNLSFLEIWYTTATVPKLLATCLSHVVMISVSGCITQYYFFFSMGATECILLAVMAYDRYLAICSPLRYSFLMNFQVCLRFSAGSWVGGFIAPLLPTILISYLNFCGPQKINHFFCDSDPIFKLSCSDTFLVEALGYTCSSIVILSSFLLTMSSYGHIVVTIIRLSSREARKKTFSTCASHLTVVTIYYGTIIFAYVRPPAKYNFTIGKVISVFYCVVTPLINPLVYTLRNKDVKKALRKILAQKRLLLSRKM